Proteins encoded in a region of the Streptomyces sp. NBC_00258 genome:
- a CDS encoding DUF3052 domain-containing protein has translation MSATADHAEERTSLATRLGFQPEQVVQEIGFDDDVDQELREAIEEVIGSELMDEEYDDVADAVVLWFRDDDGDLTDALVDATTYVEEGGAVLLLTPKTGRDGYVEPSDIAEAATTAGLSQTKSISVGKDWSGTRLATPKAAKSKR, from the coding sequence GTGAGCGCGACCGCGGACCACGCGGAGGAGCGGACGAGCCTGGCCACCAGGCTGGGATTCCAGCCCGAGCAGGTGGTCCAGGAGATCGGCTTCGACGACGACGTCGACCAGGAGCTCCGCGAGGCCATTGAAGAAGTCATCGGCAGCGAGCTCATGGACGAGGAGTACGACGACGTCGCCGACGCCGTAGTGCTCTGGTTCCGTGACGACGACGGCGACCTGACGGACGCGCTGGTGGATGCCACCACGTACGTCGAAGAGGGCGGCGCCGTCCTGCTGCTGACGCCGAAGACCGGCCGAGACGGGTATGTGGAGCCCAGCGACATCGCGGAAGCCGCGACGACCGCGGGTCTGTCCCAGACCAAGAGCATCAGCGTGGGGAAGGACTGGAGCGGGACCCGGCTGGCTACGCCGAAGGCGGCCAAGTCAAAGCGGTGA
- a CDS encoding peroxiredoxin, whose product MTIEVGDKAPDFELKDNHGATVRLSDFRGAKNVVLLFYPFAFTGVCTGELCALRDNLPKFSDRDTQLLAVSNDSIHTLRVFAEQEGLDYPLLSDFWPHGEVSRAYGVFAEDKGCAVRGTFVIDKEGIVRWTVVNALPDARDLNEYVTALDSL is encoded by the coding sequence ATGACGATCGAGGTCGGCGACAAGGCCCCGGACTTCGAGCTGAAGGACAACCACGGCGCCACCGTGAGGCTCTCGGACTTCCGCGGCGCGAAGAACGTCGTGCTGCTCTTCTACCCCTTCGCCTTCACCGGCGTCTGCACGGGCGAACTGTGCGCCCTGCGGGACAACCTGCCGAAGTTCTCCGACCGCGACACCCAGCTGCTCGCCGTCTCAAACGACTCCATCCACACCCTGCGCGTCTTCGCCGAGCAGGAGGGCCTGGACTACCCGCTGCTGTCCGACTTCTGGCCGCACGGCGAGGTCTCGCGCGCGTACGGGGTCTTCGCCGAGGACAAGGGCTGCGCGGTGCGCGGCACCTTCGTCATCGACAAGGAGGGCATCGTCCGCTGGACCGTCGTCAACGCCCTGCCCGACGCCCGTGACCTGAACGAGTACGTGACGGCGCTCGACAGCCTGTGA